One stretch of Meiothermus cerbereus DSM 11376 DNA includes these proteins:
- the rpmD gene encoding 50S ribosomal protein L30, whose amino-acid sequence MATLKVRLVKSPIGYPKDQKVALKILGLTKMNRVREVQDNPAVRGQIRKVAHLVEVLE is encoded by the coding sequence ATGGCGACCCTGAAGGTGCGCTTGGTCAAAAGCCCTATTGGCTACCCTAAAGACCAGAAAGTAGCCCTCAAAATCCTGGGTTTGACCAAGATGAACCGCGTGCGCGAAGTGCAGGATAACCCTGCTGTGCGTGGCCAAATTCGCAAGGTGGCTCACCTGGTGGAGGTGCTGGAATGA
- the rpsE gene encoding 30S ribosomal protein S5 has translation MPETDFEEKMIFVRRTSKTYQGGRRFRFGALVAVGDRQGRVGLGLGKAKEVPMAVQKANNYAKRDMIEVPLHNGTIPHEISVTWGSSTILLRPAAPGTGVIAGQVPRAILELAGITDILTKELGSRNAVNIAYATMEALRQLQTWDDVKRLRKTPAKSEEVA, from the coding sequence ATGCCTGAAACCGATTTTGAAGAAAAGATGATCTTCGTGCGCCGTACCTCCAAAACCTACCAGGGGGGGCGCCGCTTCCGCTTTGGGGCTTTGGTGGCCGTAGGCGACCGGCAGGGCCGTGTGGGCCTGGGCCTGGGCAAGGCCAAAGAAGTGCCCATGGCTGTACAGAAGGCCAACAACTACGCTAAGCGCGACATGATCGAGGTGCCTTTGCACAATGGCACCATCCCCCACGAAATTAGCGTGACCTGGGGTTCTTCCACCATTTTGCTGCGTCCGGCAGCCCCCGGTACCGGGGTAATTGCGGGTCAGGTGCCCCGCGCGATCCTCGAGCTGGCTGGCATCACCGACATTCTGACCAAGGAGCTGGGTTCCCGTAACGCGGTGAACATTGCCTATGCCACCATGGAGGCTCTGCGCCAGCTGCAAACCTGGGACGATGTTAAACGTTTGCGCAAAACCCCTGCCAAGTCTGAGGAGGTGGCCTAA
- the rplR gene encoding 50S ribosomal protein L18 — MARLTTEDRRKFRVRNAVKASGRLRLSVHRSLQHIYAQIIDDSKGHTLVAASSKSLKLSGNKTEVAKKVGQAIAEAAKAKGISQVVFDRGAFKYHGRVKALAEGAREGGLEF, encoded by the coding sequence GTGGCTCGTTTGACCACCGAAGATCGCCGCAAGTTCCGGGTTCGCAACGCCGTAAAGGCCTCTGGCCGCTTGCGCTTGAGCGTGCACCGCAGCTTGCAGCACATCTACGCTCAAATCATTGACGATAGCAAAGGACACACCCTGGTGGCGGCCTCGAGCAAGTCCCTCAAGCTCTCGGGCAATAAGACCGAAGTGGCCAAAAAAGTGGGCCAGGCCATTGCTGAGGCTGCAAAAGCCAAGGGTATCTCTCAGGTAGTGTTCGACCGGGGTGCGTTCAAATACCACGGGCGCGTAAAAGCCCTGGCTGAAGGTGCCCGCGAGGGTGGGTTGGAGTTCTAA